In one window of uncultured Acetobacteroides sp. DNA:
- a CDS encoding glycoside hydrolase, translating to MKPNLLSLTILLGGLATASSAAQGDLPLVAKQPERTISVDYGKAKGPLNTMFKECVGAGRANEGLRADWQQQLAFVKKGCDFKYIRMHGLLTDDMAVYREDSKGNPEYNYQYVDALFDYLLSIGIRPFVELGFMPSALASGSQTIFWWRGNVTPPKDYNKWEGLIRNMTEHFTERYGADEVKTWYFEVWNEPNLNGFWAGTQEEYFKLYAYTAKAVKSVNREYRVGGPATAGAAWVPETISYCSKNAQPLDFISTHSYGVKQGFLDEFGNSGTVLSKDPMAVSGDILNSRSQISASAMPNLELHYTEWSASYTPADPIHDSYHEAAYILQKIKQVGTAANSMSYWVFTDIFEEAGPRFTPFHGGFGLLNTQGIAKPAYFAYMLMNKLGSTELSNADSCSWASKDGKGGVQVLLWDFTNTHPGDSVNNQAYYVRDLPSKAKGKVKVSIASVPAGTYKLEVYKVGYRANDAFTSYIEMGRPQQLTKQQVEKLKRESSGLPVSTELVKVKGNAPFLHEVAIRENDVVLLNMVKQ from the coding sequence ATGAAACCTAACCTACTTTCGCTTACGATACTCCTAGGGGGATTGGCAACGGCAAGCTCGGCAGCACAAGGCGACCTACCATTGGTGGCAAAGCAGCCCGAGAGAACCATTAGCGTAGACTACGGCAAGGCCAAGGGCCCGCTAAATACTATGTTTAAAGAGTGCGTTGGGGCAGGACGCGCCAACGAAGGGCTACGCGCCGACTGGCAGCAGCAGCTGGCCTTCGTAAAAAAGGGATGCGACTTTAAGTATATCCGCATGCACGGCCTGCTTACCGACGACATGGCGGTGTACCGCGAGGATAGCAAAGGTAATCCGGAGTACAACTACCAGTATGTCGATGCGCTATTCGACTACTTGCTGAGTATCGGCATTAGACCGTTTGTGGAGCTGGGATTTATGCCATCGGCGCTGGCCAGCGGCAGCCAGACTATCTTCTGGTGGCGAGGGAATGTTACTCCACCGAAGGACTACAACAAGTGGGAGGGGCTAATTCGCAACATGACAGAGCACTTTACCGAGCGCTACGGAGCCGATGAGGTGAAAACGTGGTACTTTGAGGTGTGGAACGAGCCCAACCTAAACGGATTTTGGGCGGGGACGCAGGAGGAGTACTTCAAGCTGTACGCCTACACCGCGAAGGCGGTAAAGAGCGTAAACAGGGAGTACCGAGTTGGAGGGCCAGCCACAGCAGGTGCTGCGTGGGTACCCGAAACGATAAGCTACTGCAGCAAAAACGCGCAGCCGCTCGACTTCATCAGCACGCATAGCTACGGCGTTAAGCAAGGGTTTCTGGATGAGTTCGGAAACTCAGGAACAGTGCTAAGCAAGGATCCGATGGCCGTAAGCGGCGACATCCTTAACTCGCGCAGTCAGATTTCGGCAAGCGCAATGCCCAACTTGGAGCTGCACTACACCGAGTGGAGCGCATCGTACACCCCTGCCGATCCGATACACGACAGCTACCACGAAGCGGCGTATATCCTCCAGAAAATAAAGCAGGTGGGAACGGCGGCAAACTCGATGTCGTACTGGGTATTTACCGATATCTTTGAAGAGGCTGGCCCTCGATTTACCCCATTCCACGGCGGATTTGGACTGCTGAACACCCAAGGAATCGCTAAGCCTGCATATTTTGCGTACATGCTGATGAATAAACTGGGAAGTACTGAGCTGAGCAATGCGGACAGCTGCTCGTGGGCCTCGAAGGATGGAAAAGGTGGCGTACAGGTGCTACTATGGGACTTTACAAACACCCATCCCGGCGACTCGGTGAACAACCAGGCATACTACGTCCGCGATCTTCCATCGAAGGCAAAGGGAAAGGTAAAAGTCAGCATCGCCAGCGTGCCAGCAGGCACGTACAAGCTGGAGGTGTACAAGGTGGGCTACCGCGCCAACGATGCCTTTACGAGCTACATTGAGATGGGCCGGCCTCAGCAGCTCACCAAGCAGCAGGTGGAGAAGCTTAAGCGGGAGAGCAGCGGTTTGCCCGTATCGACGGAGCTGGTGAAGGTAAAGGGCAACGCGCCATTTTTACACGAGGTTGCGATTCGCGAAAACGATGTCGTCCTGCTAAACATGGTGAAGCAGTAA
- a CDS encoding nucleoid-associated protein, whose product MIQIAESTLQRLIVHRVGNKVSDMTLVISQKEIENFDEALSGMLMHFFFTPFKGDAFFNFTHPTDVNLNEVYTYCANIFDDEKQFFAMSEAIAKHLYEMSDHPNIKEGELYVALVKDIIIESEVCDAIGIFKSENKETFLKVNQGADGLDLGSENGININKLDKGCLIFNTEREDGFKVCAIDNTNRSSEAVYWKEAFLRIKPREDSYYQTRGYMEVCKGFVKEVFNTENEVDRADQVVMLNKTAEFFKTNEVFKEEVFEAEVMQQPEIIEAFQEYKEKYQTMNQVALKEEFSIATDVAKKMQKNFKSVIKLDKNFHIYIHGDRELVDKGYDDEKGMKFYKLFYNEEN is encoded by the coding sequence ATGATACAGATCGCAGAATCGACCCTGCAACGGTTGATCGTTCACAGGGTAGGGAACAAGGTGTCGGATATGACGCTTGTAATATCGCAAAAGGAGATCGAGAACTTCGACGAGGCGCTAAGCGGCATGCTGATGCACTTCTTCTTCACCCCGTTTAAGGGCGATGCCTTCTTCAACTTCACCCACCCCACCGATGTCAACCTCAACGAGGTGTACACCTACTGCGCCAACATCTTCGATGATGAGAAGCAGTTTTTTGCCATGAGCGAGGCCATTGCCAAGCACCTCTACGAGATGTCGGACCACCCTAACATCAAGGAGGGCGAGCTGTACGTGGCGCTGGTTAAGGATATCATCATCGAGTCGGAGGTGTGCGACGCCATCGGCATCTTTAAGTCGGAAAACAAGGAGACCTTCCTGAAGGTAAACCAAGGCGCCGACGGGCTCGACCTGGGCAGCGAGAATGGCATCAACATCAACAAGCTCGATAAGGGCTGCCTGATATTCAACACCGAGCGTGAGGATGGCTTTAAGGTGTGCGCCATCGACAACACCAACCGCAGCAGCGAGGCGGTGTACTGGAAGGAGGCATTCCTGCGCATCAAGCCGCGCGAGGATAGCTACTACCAAACGCGCGGCTATATGGAGGTGTGCAAGGGATTCGTGAAGGAGGTGTTTAACACCGAAAACGAGGTGGATCGCGCCGACCAGGTGGTAATGCTCAACAAAACGGCCGAGTTCTTTAAGACTAACGAGGTGTTTAAGGAGGAGGTGTTCGAGGCCGAGGTGATGCAGCAGCCCGAAATCATCGAGGCATTTCAGGAGTATAAAGAGAAATACCAAACCATGAATCAGGTGGCCCTGAAGGAGGAGTTTAGCATCGCCACCGATGTGGCCAAGAAGATGCAGAAGAACTTTAAGAGCGTGATTAAGCTCGACAAAAATTTCCACATCTACATCCACGGCGACCGCGAGCTGGTGGACAAGGGCTACGACGACGAAAAGGGGATGAAGTTCTACAAACTCTTCTACAACGAGGAGAATTAG
- the clpB gene encoding ATP-dependent chaperone ClpB, with protein MNFNNFTIKAQEVVQHAIEVATANHNQIIEPGHLLQGLFSQSENVVGFLLRKLGVNVPTVERNLQQIIDKYPKVTGGEPSLSNYSNRALQKAIDYSKKLGDQYVSVENILLGILDVGDSVAKLLKDSGVNEKDLIAAIKELRKGATVDNQSAEETFNALERFAINLNDQARSGKLDPVIGRDDEIRRVLQILSRRTKNNPILVGEPGVGKTAIAEGIAHRIVNGDVPENLKSKQIYSLDMGALIGGAKYKGEFEERLKGVVKDVTSSEGEIILFIDEIHTLVGAGKSEGAMDAANILKPALSRGELRSIGATTLDEYQKFFEKDKALERRFQMVMVDEPTAVDAISILRGLKERYENHHQVRIKDEAIIAAVELSDRYITNRFLPDKAIDLIDEAASKLRLEMNSVPENIDELDRRIRQLEIEREAIKREGDRRKIEELNTEIANLSEQRTELRSKWEEEKGLISKIQQKKIALEELGFQAQEAERQGDYAKVAEIRYGKVKEVQDEIERTKAILKERQSNDALIKEEVDAEDIAEVVSKWTGIPVSKMVQSERAKLLHMEAELHKRLIGQDEAIEAVSDAVRRSRAGLQDAKRPIGSFIFLGTTGVGKTELAKALADFLFNDENMITRIDMTEYMEKHSVSRLIGAPPGYVGYDEGGQLTEAVRRKPYSVVLFDEIEKAHPDVFNVLLQVMDDGRLTDNKGRVVNFKNTIIIMTSNIGSQLIQERFAAASDADRGEVAEKTKDQLVDLLKQTIRPEFINRIDDIIMFTPLNREEIRQIVLLQLEVVRRMLAENSISIEFEDSAVDFIADVGFDPLFGARPIKRAIQKFIVNELSKQILSGAVTGDDSIVVGYRNDAIVFVNRNQ; from the coding sequence ATGAACTTTAATAACTTTACCATAAAGGCACAGGAGGTGGTTCAGCATGCCATAGAGGTGGCTACCGCAAACCATAACCAGATTATTGAACCCGGGCATTTGCTTCAAGGGTTGTTCTCGCAGAGCGAGAATGTGGTGGGCTTTCTGCTGAGGAAACTGGGCGTTAACGTTCCAACCGTAGAGCGAAACCTTCAGCAGATTATCGATAAGTATCCGAAGGTAACAGGTGGAGAGCCCTCGTTGAGCAACTACTCCAACAGAGCGCTGCAAAAGGCTATCGACTACTCGAAGAAGCTGGGTGACCAGTACGTGTCGGTCGAGAATATTCTTCTTGGCATCTTGGACGTGGGCGATAGCGTTGCAAAGCTGCTAAAGGATAGCGGCGTTAACGAAAAGGATCTGATTGCCGCCATCAAGGAGCTGCGCAAGGGGGCTACGGTTGATAACCAGTCGGCAGAGGAGACCTTTAATGCGCTCGAACGATTTGCCATCAACCTAAACGATCAGGCGCGCTCGGGTAAGCTCGATCCTGTGATTGGGCGCGACGACGAGATTCGTAGGGTGCTGCAAATCCTATCGCGTAGAACAAAGAATAACCCCATTCTGGTGGGTGAACCCGGTGTGGGTAAGACCGCCATTGCTGAGGGTATTGCCCATCGTATCGTAAATGGCGATGTGCCCGAAAACCTGAAGTCGAAGCAGATATACTCGCTGGATATGGGGGCGCTGATTGGCGGTGCCAAGTACAAGGGCGAGTTTGAGGAGCGCCTGAAGGGGGTGGTTAAGGATGTAACCTCATCCGAAGGCGAGATCATCCTCTTCATCGATGAGATACATACGCTGGTGGGGGCAGGGAAGAGCGAAGGCGCTATGGATGCCGCAAACATCCTGAAGCCTGCCTTGTCGCGTGGCGAGCTGCGCTCTATTGGCGCAACCACGCTCGACGAGTACCAGAAGTTCTTCGAGAAGGATAAGGCGCTGGAGCGCCGCTTTCAGATGGTTATGGTGGATGAGCCTACGGCGGTTGATGCCATATCCATCCTTCGCGGGCTGAAGGAGCGCTACGAGAACCACCATCAGGTGCGCATCAAGGACGAGGCCATAATTGCCGCCGTGGAGCTATCCGACCGATATATCACCAATAGGTTTTTGCCCGATAAGGCCATCGACCTGATAGATGAAGCTGCATCGAAGCTGAGGTTGGAGATGAATTCGGTGCCCGAAAATATCGACGAGCTCGACCGTAGGATTCGCCAGCTGGAGATTGAGCGCGAGGCCATCAAGCGCGAGGGCGACAGGCGTAAGATTGAGGAGCTGAACACCGAAATTGCCAACCTCTCGGAGCAGCGTACCGAGCTGCGCTCGAAGTGGGAGGAGGAGAAGGGGCTCATCAGCAAGATTCAGCAGAAGAAGATAGCGCTCGAGGAGCTGGGCTTTCAGGCGCAGGAGGCCGAGCGCCAGGGCGACTACGCCAAGGTGGCCGAGATCCGCTACGGAAAGGTAAAGGAGGTGCAGGACGAGATTGAGCGCACCAAGGCCATCCTGAAGGAGCGCCAGAGCAACGATGCGCTGATTAAGGAGGAGGTGGACGCCGAGGATATCGCCGAGGTGGTGTCGAAGTGGACGGGCATCCCGGTGTCGAAGATGGTGCAGAGCGAGCGCGCCAAGCTGCTGCACATGGAGGCGGAGCTGCACAAGCGGCTGATTGGGCAGGACGAGGCCATTGAGGCCGTGTCGGATGCCGTTCGCCGCAGCCGCGCGGGCTTGCAGGATGCCAAGCGGCCCATCGGGTCGTTCATCTTCCTGGGGACAACGGGCGTGGGGAAAACCGAGCTGGCCAAGGCGCTGGCCGACTTCCTCTTCAACGACGAGAACATGATCACCCGCATCGACATGACCGAGTACATGGAGAAGCACTCGGTGTCGAGGCTCATCGGGGCGCCTCCCGGGTACGTGGGTTACGACGAGGGCGGCCAGCTTACCGAGGCCGTTCGGCGCAAGCCCTACTCGGTGGTGCTCTTCGACGAGATCGAGAAGGCGCACCCCGACGTGTTCAACGTCCTGCTGCAGGTGATGGACGATGGCCGCTTGACCGACAACAAGGGGCGCGTGGTAAACTTTAAGAATACCATTATTATTATGACCTCGAACATCGGCTCGCAGCTGATACAGGAGCGCTTTGCCGCTGCCAGCGATGCCGATAGGGGCGAGGTGGCCGAGAAAACGAAGGATCAGCTCGTTGATCTGCTCAAGCAGACGATACGCCCGGAGTTCATCAACCGTATCGACGACATCATCATGTTTACCCCGCTTAACCGCGAGGAGATTAGGCAGATTGTGCTGCTGCAGCTGGAGGTGGTGAGGCGCATGCTGGCCGAGAACAGCATCAGCATCGAGTTTGAGGATAGCGCCGTCGACTTTATTGCCGATGTGGGCTTCGATCCGCTCTTTGGCGCACGCCCCATCAAGCGGGCCATCCAGAAGTTCATCGTCAACGAGCTCTCGAAGCAGATCCTGAGCGGCGCGGTAACCGGCGACGACAGCATCGTGGTAGGCTATAGGAACGATGCCATCGTATTCGTAAATAGGAACCAGTAG